One region of Psychrobacter sp. DAB_AL43B genomic DNA includes:
- the putA gene encoding bifunctional proline dehydrogenase/L-glutamate gamma-semialdehyde dehydrogenase PutA, translating into MNPVEQFTPQEPILFNPIDLLSPEYITLSSEELHARISPLYSVDEERWLTDLLPLAKPSDAEREAAATQTRQLVEHVRNDGKAVKMVDSLLLEYSLDTQEGILLMSLAEALIRVPDNYTADALIHDKMSVADWKKHIKNDNGFMVNASTWGMMMTGRVVSIDSNTTASGFLDRMTKKMGEPVIRSAMQKAMRIMGHQFVLGETIEGANKNSQPYRNKGYTYSFDMLGEAAITHKDAEKYFNDYLHAIKATASIKVKEGMPKPSVSIKLSALHPRYEATQEAQVMGLLRQRCLLLIEAAREVNVDLSIDAEEADRLEISLKLFESLYRDNLTADWDGLGIVVQGYSKRAIAILVWLARLATEVGDRIPVRLVKGAYWDTEIKLAQQKGLSGYPVWTRKEGTDTAYLACARFLLSEHLRGLIWPQFATHNAHTLASIMTMSAHRDFEFQRLHGMGDALYDHILQAYQIPVRIYAPVGAHKDLLPYLVRRLLENGANSSFVHQLLDKSYPIEKLIVHPYDKLLTNATLHNPDIPLPLDIYGARRASFGPNIFVESQWLPFKAAIDSHLHKTWSATSIVNGKAINDYEADGETHQLDTQTVRAPWNHEVIAGNVAYANAEVARQAINAAVAGQSAWQKVPAAKRAMILRKVADLYEENYAELMALCQIEAGKTMQDGIDEIKEAVDFCRFYADEAERLDAKVHEFTDLAGKLSRQVYKARGTFVCISPWNFPLAIYTGQIVAALAAGNTVVAKPAEQTSLIAHFGAQLMYQAGVPAEALQLVIGAGDVGAALTAADNIAGVIFTGSTQTAQRINQSLNSHAQASGELPVFIAETGGQNAMIVDSTALPEQVVRDAVLSAFGSAGQRCSACRILCVQEEMADDLIELLQGNMAELVVGNPLYATTDVGPVIDNDAKRGLEAHIERMRAEPTATILAQTPMSDSVVVSQEQSTFVLPTAIEVKSIDVIGGEHFGPILHVLRYKAPDLNKLIDAINGTGFGLTLGIHSRIENNVEHIERRAFVGNTYINRNQIGAVVNVQPFGGCGLSGTGPKAGGPHYVARLMQLSTEQAAVEQVGIKNNTTESITQTELA; encoded by the coding sequence ATGAACCCAGTAGAGCAGTTTACCCCGCAAGAGCCGATTTTATTTAATCCTATCGATTTGCTGTCACCAGAATATATTACCCTATCGTCAGAGGAGCTACATGCACGTATCTCACCGTTATATAGCGTCGATGAAGAGCGCTGGTTAACGGACTTATTGCCATTAGCCAAACCCAGTGACGCAGAACGTGAAGCTGCTGCCACGCAGACTCGTCAGCTGGTCGAGCACGTACGCAATGATGGCAAAGCCGTAAAAATGGTCGACTCACTATTGCTTGAGTACAGTTTGGATACCCAAGAAGGTATTCTGCTGATGAGCTTGGCAGAGGCTTTGATTCGAGTACCAGATAATTACACTGCTGATGCGTTGATTCATGACAAAATGAGTGTGGCTGACTGGAAAAAGCACATCAAAAATGACAATGGTTTTATGGTCAATGCCTCGACGTGGGGCATGATGATGACTGGCCGTGTCGTGAGTATCGATAGTAATACCACAGCATCAGGGTTTTTGGATCGTATGACCAAAAAGATGGGTGAGCCGGTCATTCGCAGTGCGATGCAAAAAGCCATGCGTATCATGGGGCATCAATTTGTACTGGGTGAGACTATTGAAGGCGCTAATAAAAACAGCCAGCCTTATCGCAATAAAGGCTATACCTATTCATTTGATATGCTAGGCGAAGCAGCGATTACGCATAAAGATGCCGAAAAATACTTCAACGATTATCTGCATGCCATTAAAGCCACTGCCAGTATCAAAGTCAAAGAGGGCATGCCAAAGCCGTCGGTATCTATCAAGCTATCTGCATTGCATCCTCGCTATGAAGCCACCCAAGAAGCACAAGTGATGGGGTTATTACGTCAACGCTGCTTGTTACTGATTGAAGCGGCACGTGAGGTCAACGTTGATCTTAGTATCGATGCGGAAGAAGCCGATCGACTTGAGATTTCTTTAAAGTTATTTGAATCTCTATATCGGGACAACTTGACGGCTGACTGGGATGGTTTAGGTATCGTGGTACAGGGTTACTCTAAGCGTGCTATTGCTATTTTAGTATGGCTAGCGCGCTTGGCAACTGAAGTAGGTGACCGTATTCCAGTACGTCTGGTAAAAGGCGCGTATTGGGATACAGAAATTAAATTGGCGCAGCAAAAAGGTTTGTCAGGCTATCCTGTCTGGACGCGTAAAGAAGGTACGGATACCGCCTATCTTGCGTGTGCGCGCTTCTTGCTATCAGAGCATTTACGCGGACTCATCTGGCCACAGTTTGCTACTCACAATGCCCATACGCTTGCCTCGATTATGACCATGAGTGCGCATAGAGACTTTGAGTTCCAGCGTCTACATGGTATGGGCGACGCGCTTTATGATCACATTTTACAAGCTTATCAAATCCCAGTACGTATCTATGCTCCCGTTGGCGCACATAAAGACTTACTGCCGTATTTGGTACGCCGCTTGCTTGAAAACGGTGCCAACAGCTCGTTTGTCCATCAGCTATTAGACAAATCTTATCCGATTGAGAAACTGATAGTGCATCCGTATGACAAGCTACTGACCAATGCTACTTTGCACAATCCAGATATTCCATTACCACTAGATATCTATGGTGCGCGCCGTGCCAGCTTTGGTCCAAATATATTTGTAGAGTCACAATGGCTACCGTTCAAAGCTGCTATTGATAGTCATCTGCATAAAACTTGGTCAGCGACTTCTATTGTTAATGGCAAGGCAATTAATGACTATGAAGCGGATGGCGAAACCCATCAGCTCGATACTCAAACAGTACGCGCTCCTTGGAATCATGAGGTCATCGCAGGTAACGTAGCCTATGCTAATGCAGAAGTGGCACGGCAAGCAATCAATGCGGCAGTAGCAGGGCAAAGCGCATGGCAGAAAGTACCCGCTGCTAAGCGCGCTATGATATTACGTAAAGTGGCTGATTTATATGAAGAAAACTATGCTGAATTGATGGCATTGTGCCAAATTGAAGCGGGTAAAACGATGCAAGACGGCATCGATGAAATCAAAGAAGCCGTTGATTTTTGCCGTTTTTATGCTGATGAAGCAGAGCGTTTAGACGCAAAAGTACACGAGTTTACTGATTTGGCAGGCAAGCTGTCTCGTCAAGTTTATAAAGCACGTGGCACCTTTGTTTGTATTAGCCCTTGGAACTTTCCATTGGCGATTTATACCGGTCAAATCGTAGCGGCATTAGCAGCAGGTAATACGGTTGTCGCGAAACCTGCTGAGCAAACCAGCTTGATTGCTCATTTTGGTGCACAACTGATGTATCAAGCGGGCGTACCAGCAGAAGCGTTGCAATTAGTGATTGGTGCTGGCGACGTTGGTGCTGCATTGACCGCAGCTGATAATATAGCAGGTGTTATATTTACTGGCTCGACCCAAACGGCTCAGCGGATTAATCAAAGCCTGAACAGTCATGCCCAAGCTAGTGGCGAGTTGCCCGTATTTATCGCAGAGACTGGCGGACAGAACGCCATGATTGTCGATTCGACAGCACTGCCAGAACAAGTGGTTAGAGATGCGGTGTTATCTGCTTTTGGCTCAGCAGGTCAGCGTTGTTCTGCTTGCCGTATATTGTGCGTGCAAGAAGAGATGGCTGATGATTTGATTGAGCTGCTCCAAGGCAATATGGCTGAATTGGTCGTAGGCAATCCTTTATATGCGACCACAGATGTGGGCCCAGTGATCGATAACGATGCCAAGCGAGGACTTGAAGCACATATTGAGCGCATGCGCGCTGAGCCAACCGCTACTATTTTAGCGCAGACACCGATGAGCGACAGTGTGGTCGTCAGTCAAGAGCAATCGACCTTTGTATTGCCAACTGCGATTGAAGTAAAAAGCATTGATGTGATTGGTGGTGAGCACTTTGGCCCTATCCTGCATGTGCTGCGCTATAAAGCCCCTGACTTGAATAAGTTGATTGACGCAATCAATGGCACAGGCTTTGGTTTAACCTTGGGTATTCATAGCCGTATTGAAAATAATGTTGAGCATATTGAACGCCGTGCTTTTGTGGGCAATACCTACATCAATCGCAACCAAATCGGTGCGGTCGTAAACGTCCAACCATTTGGTGGCTGTGGTCTGTCCGGTACTGGCCCTAAAGCGGGTGGTCCACATTATGTCGCCCGTCTTATGCAATTAAGTACAGAGCAAGCAGCTGTCGAACAAGTAGGTATTAAAAACAATACGACCGAATCAATCACTCAAACAGAACTTGCATAA
- a CDS encoding NCS2 family permease — translation MNAIERYFGINGENTTIKTEILAGVTTFLTMAYIIFVNPNVLADAGMDKGAVFVATCLAAAIGCFIMGIYARLPVAQAPGMGLNAFFTYGVVLGMGYAWQTALGAVFLSGCIFVLLSLFKIREIIINSIPDSIKQGVVAGIGAFLAFISLQTAGVIVNNDATLVGLGDMTTFAPAMAALGFIVIVGLSHKKIPGAVTIGILLVALISLITGNTQFTGIISAPPSIAPTLMQLDIAGAFDVAMISVIFAFLFVDLFDTAGTLIATTSQAGLIGKDGKIPNMGKALLADSTATVAGTLLGTSSTTSYIESVSGIAAGGRTGLMAVTVGVLFLLSIFFSPLAGMIPGYATAGAIFYVAVLMMETLKDVKWNDLTEAAPVVVVLLFTPLSYSVADGIALGFITFTAIKVVAGKFSDISVPVWILTAVLLAKIVFI, via the coding sequence ATGAACGCAATCGAACGCTATTTTGGGATCAATGGTGAAAACACCACGATCAAAACGGAGATTTTAGCTGGTGTAACCACGTTTTTAACGATGGCTTACATTATTTTTGTTAACCCTAACGTCCTTGCTGACGCTGGTATGGATAAAGGCGCGGTATTCGTCGCTACTTGTCTTGCTGCCGCGATTGGTTGTTTTATTATGGGGATTTATGCCCGCCTGCCAGTTGCACAAGCACCAGGTATGGGACTCAACGCCTTCTTTACTTATGGTGTGGTTTTAGGGATGGGCTACGCTTGGCAAACCGCACTGGGCGCCGTATTTTTGTCCGGTTGTATTTTTGTCCTGTTAAGTTTGTTCAAAATCCGTGAAATCATTATTAATTCTATTCCGGATAGTATTAAACAAGGTGTCGTCGCTGGTATCGGTGCGTTTTTGGCCTTTATCTCGCTACAAACCGCAGGCGTTATCGTCAATAATGACGCGACGCTGGTGGGACTTGGCGATATGACCACGTTTGCACCTGCGATGGCGGCATTAGGTTTTATTGTCATCGTTGGTCTGTCCCATAAAAAAATACCAGGCGCGGTCACCATTGGTATTTTACTGGTGGCGCTTATCAGTCTGATTACGGGTAATACGCAGTTCACTGGTATTATATCTGCGCCGCCATCTATTGCCCCAACGCTTATGCAGCTTGATATTGCTGGTGCATTCGATGTGGCGATGATCAGTGTTATCTTTGCCTTCTTATTCGTCGATTTATTCGATACCGCAGGCACCTTGATTGCGACCACCAGTCAAGCAGGCTTAATTGGTAAAGACGGTAAAATTCCTAATATGGGCAAAGCACTATTAGCAGATTCAACCGCGACTGTGGCAGGTACATTACTGGGAACATCATCAACAACCAGTTATATTGAAAGTGTTTCAGGTATCGCTGCAGGTGGTCGTACTGGGCTTATGGCAGTGACGGTGGGGGTCTTGTTTTTACTCAGTATATTCTTTTCACCGCTCGCTGGTATGATTCCAGGATATGCGACAGCGGGCGCTATCTTTTATGTCGCTGTACTCATGATGGAAACCTTAAAAGATGTTAAATGGAATGATTTAACAGAAGCAGCGCCAGTGGTAGTAGTACTGTTATTTACCCCTTTGAGCTATTCTGTCGCTGACGGTATTGCGCTTGGATTTATTACCTTTACTGCCATTAAAGTCGTAGCGGGTAAGTTCTCTGATATTAGTGTCCCAGTTTGGATATTAACCGCCGTGTTACTTGCCAAAATTGTATTTATATAG